The Apis mellifera strain DH4 linkage group LG8, Amel_HAv3.1, whole genome shotgun sequence genome contains a region encoding:
- the LOC551263 gene encoding monocarboxylate transporter 1 isoform X2: protein MTVKNAKTKLVPPDGGWGWVVLSSALIVNFLIPGTVKSFGVLFVEFLHVFKASSTAASWMPALCYFLYNSLGPLSSILSNKYSYKTVTIIGGAFAACGMMLSYFANSVSYLYVSYGLMVGIGAGLTFPPTVYIVTSYFEKLRGVANGLCISGSAIGTIVLPPFLQYLLDCFGYRGAVLVMGALTLNTLVCGLLYHPVEQHMIAVPIEGGIDNQGLTIDEPVLDKQKSTESTIENETTSKKKENFQTENAINNPKVNDDLKDKNEDVTENKINETEKENIFNKDKLNLDKKQEHTENQNANSSWQESNISEMNVTSCKLEDENPELYNLSSNEYKDKKIHERLKTKESEELSEKSTSRTSLSKVEVTAISNTNFMILLPSYAISQGFDKNSSALLLSIVSALDLVGRISGASLSDIDFMPKYYYFIGGLGTSGIALALLPMATSYAMLSFFCALFGLSSGMYIGITTVILADMIGTEKLSSSYGISLFVNGVLQLIGPPICGIVFETVGSYKPIFLAFGIILILGTALWAVVPLIKRNNKKTLQDV, encoded by the exons ATGACAGTAAAGAATGCAAAAACAAAGTTGGTTCCGCCGGACGGAGGATGGGGTTGGGTTGTTCTTTCTTCAGCTCTTATTGTGAACTTCCTCATTCCGGGCACCGTGAAATCGTTCGGTGTCCTTTTTGTCGAATTTCTTCATGTTTTCAAAGCTTCTTCCACCGCTGCCTCCTGGATGCCAGCTTTATGCTATTTTTTGTACAACTCTTTAG gtCCATTATCGAGCATTTTATCAAACAAGTATTCTTATAAAACAGTAACCATTATTGGTGGCGCTTTTGCGGCTTGCGGAATGATGCTGAGTTATTTTGCTAATTCAGTTTCTTATTTATACGTTAG ttatgGCTTGATGGTTGGAATTGGAGCCGGATTAACGTTTCCACCAACGGTGTACATTGTCACTtcgtattttgaaaaattacgaGGTGTTGCAAATGGCCTATGCATTTCTGGTAGTGCTATTGGAACTATCGTATTACCCCCGTTTCTGCAGTATCTTCTCGATTGTTTTGGATATAG agGTGCAGTATTAGTCATGGGTGCACTTACATTGAATACATTAGTTTGTGGTTTATTGTACCATCCTGTCGAACAACATATGATTGCAGTACCAATagaaggaggaattgataatcAAGGATTAACTATAGATGAACCAGTTCTTGATAAACAAAAGTCAACAg AATCcactattgaaaatgaaacaacatcaaaaaaaaaagaaaatttccaaacaGAAAATGCGATAAATAATCCTAAAGTAAATGAtgatttgaaagataaaaacgaAGATGTAACTGAAAACAAGATAAAtgaaacagaaaaagaaaatatttttaacaaagataaattaaatctagaTAAAAAACAAGAACATACCGAAAATCAGAATGCGAATTCTTCATGGCAAGAAAGTAACATTTCTGAAATGAATGTAACATCCTGTAAATTAGAAGATGAAAATCCAGAATTATACAATCTATCATCAAATGAgtataaagataagaaaatacaCGAACGATTGAAGACAAAAGAATCAGAAGAATTATCAGAAAAATCAACATCTAGGACATCATTATCCAAGGTTGAAGTCACAG CTATCAGCAATACCAATTTCATGATCTTACTACCTTCTTATGCCATTTCACAaggatttgataaaaattcttctgcgTTACTTTTATCAATTGTTTCTGCTCTTGATTTAGTTGGACGAATCAGTGGTGCTTCATTATcagatattgattttatgccaaagtattattatttcattggtGGTCTTGGTACCAGTGGAATAGCTTTAGCATTATTACCTATGGCAACAAGTTATGCAatgctttcctttttttgtgcATTATTTGGATTATCATCAGGCATGTATATTGGAATCACAACAGTAATTTTAGCAGATATGATTGGTACAGAAAAATTAAGTTCATCGTATGGAATATCTTTATTTGTTAATGGAGTTCTTCAACTAATTGGTCCACCTATTTGTGGTATTGTATTTGAAACTGTAGGATCATATAAACCCATTTTTTTAGCTTTTGGTATCATACTTATTTTAGGCACTGCATTGTGGGCAGTTGTACCACTTATAAAGAGAAACAACAAAAAAACTTTGCAAGATGTAtaa
- the LOC551263 gene encoding monocarboxylate transporter 13 isoform X1, protein MTVKNAKTKLVPPDGGWGWVVLSSALIVNFLIPGTVKSFGVLFVEFLHVFKASSTAASWMPALCYFLYNSLGPLSSILSNKYSYKTVTIIGGAFAACGMMLSYFANSVSYLYVSYGLMVGIGAGLTFPPTVYIVTSYFEKLRGVANGLCISGSAIGTIVLPPFLQYLLDCFGYRGAVLVMGALTLNTLVCGLLYHPVEQHMIAVPIEGGIDNQGLTIDEPVLDKQKSTESTIENETTSKKKENFQTENAINNPKVNDDLKDKNEDVTENKINETEKENIFNKDKLNLDKKQEHTENQNANSSWQESNISEMNVTSCKLEDENPELYNLSSNEYKDKKIHERLKTKESEELSEKSTSRTSLSKVEVTGKRQFFDLSVLKDPIYLVILISNSTSAISNTNFMILLPSYAISQGFDKNSSALLLSIVSALDLVGRISGASLSDIDFMPKYYYFIGGLGTSGIALALLPMATSYAMLSFFCALFGLSSGMYIGITTVILADMIGTEKLSSSYGISLFVNGVLQLIGPPICGIVFETVGSYKPIFLAFGIILILGTALWAVVPLIKRNNKKTLQDV, encoded by the exons ATGACAGTAAAGAATGCAAAAACAAAGTTGGTTCCGCCGGACGGAGGATGGGGTTGGGTTGTTCTTTCTTCAGCTCTTATTGTGAACTTCCTCATTCCGGGCACCGTGAAATCGTTCGGTGTCCTTTTTGTCGAATTTCTTCATGTTTTCAAAGCTTCTTCCACCGCTGCCTCCTGGATGCCAGCTTTATGCTATTTTTTGTACAACTCTTTAG gtCCATTATCGAGCATTTTATCAAACAAGTATTCTTATAAAACAGTAACCATTATTGGTGGCGCTTTTGCGGCTTGCGGAATGATGCTGAGTTATTTTGCTAATTCAGTTTCTTATTTATACGTTAG ttatgGCTTGATGGTTGGAATTGGAGCCGGATTAACGTTTCCACCAACGGTGTACATTGTCACTtcgtattttgaaaaattacgaGGTGTTGCAAATGGCCTATGCATTTCTGGTAGTGCTATTGGAACTATCGTATTACCCCCGTTTCTGCAGTATCTTCTCGATTGTTTTGGATATAG agGTGCAGTATTAGTCATGGGTGCACTTACATTGAATACATTAGTTTGTGGTTTATTGTACCATCCTGTCGAACAACATATGATTGCAGTACCAATagaaggaggaattgataatcAAGGATTAACTATAGATGAACCAGTTCTTGATAAACAAAAGTCAACAg AATCcactattgaaaatgaaacaacatcaaaaaaaaaagaaaatttccaaacaGAAAATGCGATAAATAATCCTAAAGTAAATGAtgatttgaaagataaaaacgaAGATGTAACTGAAAACAAGATAAAtgaaacagaaaaagaaaatatttttaacaaagataaattaaatctagaTAAAAAACAAGAACATACCGAAAATCAGAATGCGAATTCTTCATGGCAAGAAAGTAACATTTCTGAAATGAATGTAACATCCTGTAAATTAGAAGATGAAAATCCAGAATTATACAATCTATCATCAAATGAgtataaagataagaaaatacaCGAACGATTGAAGACAAAAGAATCAGAAGAATTATCAGAAAAATCAACATCTAGGACATCATTATCCAAGGTTGAAGTCACAGGTAAAAGACAATTCTTTGACCTAAGTGTTTTAAAGGATCCAATTTATTTAGTAATTCTCATTTCAAATTCTACCTCAGCTATCAGCAATACCAATTTCATGATCTTACTACCTTCTTATGCCATTTCACAaggatttgataaaaattcttctgcgTTACTTTTATCAATTGTTTCTGCTCTTGATTTAGTTGGACGAATCAGTGGTGCTTCATTATcagatattgattttatgccaaagtattattatttcattggtGGTCTTGGTACCAGTGGAATAGCTTTAGCATTATTACCTATGGCAACAAGTTATGCAatgctttcctttttttgtgcATTATTTGGATTATCATCAGGCATGTATATTGGAATCACAACAGTAATTTTAGCAGATATGATTGGTACAGAAAAATTAAGTTCATCGTATGGAATATCTTTATTTGTTAATGGAGTTCTTCAACTAATTGGTCCACCTATTTGTGGTATTGTATTTGAAACTGTAGGATCATATAAACCCATTTTTTTAGCTTTTGGTATCATACTTATTTTAGGCACTGCATTGTGGGCAGTTGTACCACTTATAAAGAGAAACAACAAAAAAACTTTGCAAGATGTAtaa
- the LOC409912 gene encoding regulator of G-protein signaling 7 gives MVTMNSEQSACRRKPSENSKIGGTVDRYRNRDNQINQCNNQNGQAVDKSPISPTYHITASCAEDTPNYLVYQKMEAIVEKMSDESTGVPVKTVKNFMTKTPSVFTGTDLISWMMKTMAIDDQEALHVAHLMASHGYFFPIDDHCLTVKNDNTFYRFQTPYFWPSNCWEPENTDYAVYLCKRTMQNKTRLELADYEAENLAKLQKMFSRKWEFIFMQAEAQSKVDKKRDKLERKVLDSQERAFWDVYRPMPGCVNTTEMDIKKACRTYKPFPKLSKHLQLEMANTDIPSHSESYTVSSLETLNKEIEILKARLDRSNIKVSKVSEALIAYFEQYIEYDPFFIQPEFTNPWISDNSEMWEQEKLAKEISTRRVKRWGFSLQELLQDPIGREQFIRFLDKEFSSENLKFWEAVQELKTLPQKEVKNKVNEIWNEYLGPDASCPINVDSQSYEITKKHLQKPDRWCFDITAAHVYHLMKSDSYSRYLRSEMYKDFLSGSKKKTSVKGIRSIVSFSGRRDTATS, from the exons ATGGTAACTATGAATTCTGAACAATCGGCATGTCGCCGAAAACCAAgtgaaaatagtaaaattggAGGAACAGTTGATCGATATAGAAATAGAGATAATCAGATAAATCAATGTAATAATCAAAATGGCCAAGCAGTTGACAAATCTCCAATTAGTCCCACATATCACATCACTGCCTCATGTGCCGAAGATACACCTAATTATCTTGTGTATCAAAAA ATGGAAGCTATTGTAGAAAAAATGTCAGATGAAAGTACAGGTGTTCCAGTAAAaacagtaaaaaattttatgacaaAAACACCTTCTGTTTTTACTg gtaCAGATTTAATATCATGGATGATGAAGACCATGGCTATAGATGATCAAg aggCACTTCATGTGGCACATCTTATGGCATCTCATGGATATTTCTTCCCTATTGATGACCACTGCCTTAccgtaaaaaatgataatacttTCTATAGATTTCAAACACCATATTTTTGGCCATCAAATTGTTGGGAACCAGAAAATACTGATTAtg ctgtttatttatgtaaacgCACAATGCAAAACAAAACACGTTTAGAATTAGCAGATTATGAGGCTGAAAATTTAgctaaattacaaaaaatgttttcaagaaaatgggaatttatttttatgcaagcAGAAGCACAAAGTAAAGTTGATAAAAAACGagataaattagaaagaaaggtATTAGATAGTCAAGAAAGAGCTTTTTGGGATGTATATAGACCAATg ccTGGATGTGTTAATACGACAGAAATGGATATTAAGAAAGCATGTCGTACTTATAAACCTTTCCCAAAGTTAAGTAAACATTTACAATTAGAAATGGCTAATACTGACATTCCTTCTCATTCAGAATCATATACAGTATCTTCATtagaaacattaaataaagagattgaaatattaaaagctAGATTAGATagatcaaatataaaagtttcaaaagttTCAGAGGc tttgatTGCATATTTTGAGCAGTATATAGAGTATGATCCATTTTTCATACAACCTGAATTCACAAATCCATGGATATCAGATAATTCTGAAATGTGGGAGCAAGAAAAATTAGC taaGGAAATATCAACAAGAAGAGTGAAAAGATGGGGTTTTAGTCttcaagaattattacaaGATCCTATTGGTAGAGAACAATTTATACGTTTTCTGGACAAAGAATTTAGTAGTGAAAATCTAAA GTTTTGGGAAGCCGTACAAGAATTGAAAACATTACCTCAAAAAGAAGTTAAGAATAAAGTGAACGAGATTTGGAATGAATATTTGGGTCCAGATGCTAGTTGTCCAATTAATGTTGATTCTCAATCTTATGAGATAACAAAGAAGCATTTACAGAAACCTGATCGATGGTGTTTCGACATTACAGCG gcACACGTTTATCATCTGATGAAAAGCGATAGTTACTCAAGGTATCTTCGATCGGAAATGTATAAGGATTTTCTCAGTGGCTCGAAGAAAAAG aCTTCGGTAAAAGGTATTCGTTCTATCGTATCGTTCAGTGGACGCAGGGACACAGCCACATCATAA